A window of the Pedobacter cryoconitis genome harbors these coding sequences:
- a CDS encoding LemA family protein, with protein MKKAILGVIAALFITTTLSSCGYNSMVKLDEDVKTKWNQVETQYQRRSDLIPNLVSTVKGAAKFEQGTLTAVIEARAQASQIKVSADDLTPEKLEKFQAAQGQIGQALGKLMVLTENYPELKATQQFSDLSVQLEGTENRIAVARKDFNDAVQSYNVKVRSFPNNLTAGMFGFKQRAGFKADAGAQNTPKVEF; from the coding sequence ATGAAAAAAGCAATATTAGGAGTTATCGCTGCCTTGTTCATCACAACGACCTTAAGTAGCTGTGGTTACAATAGCATGGTTAAACTGGATGAGGATGTAAAAACTAAATGGAACCAGGTAGAAACACAATACCAGAGACGTTCTGATTTAATCCCTAATTTGGTAAGTACTGTAAAAGGTGCAGCTAAATTTGAGCAGGGTACTTTGACAGCTGTCATTGAAGCACGTGCACAAGCCAGCCAGATCAAAGTAAGCGCAGATGATTTAACCCCTGAAAAGCTAGAAAAATTCCAGGCTGCACAAGGTCAGATCGGCCAGGCCTTAGGTAAATTAATGGTATTGACTGAAAACTATCCGGAATTAAAAGCGACTCAGCAGTTCAGTGATCTTTCGGTACAATTGGAAGGTACTGAAAACAGAATTGCTGTTGCACGTAAAGATTTCAACGATGCTGTTCAATCTTATAATGTTAAAGTAAGATCGTTCCCTAACAATTTAACAGCTGGTATGTTTGGTTTCAAACAAAGAGCTGGTTTCAAGGCTGATGCCGGAGCACAAAATACGCCTAAAGTAGAATTTTAG